In a single window of the Desulfovibrio mangrovi genome:
- the rho gene encoding transcription termination factor Rho — protein MATKKDVDESKQESAPRTRSQSKPSQKKRKQSSPSKGDNKQSKPASRPNRKVEFDDYEVDATAAQTESNGDNGLHLSELKLKTAAELMELADQYQIENPSNLRKQELIFALLQRCAAQNGAIFGDGVLEILPDGFGFLRSPMYSYMPGPDDIYVSPSQIRRFGLRKGDVVYGQIRPPKEGERYFALLRVTEIGFEPPERSKNLVLFDNLTPIYPQRQLKMENGQENYSGRVIDLMAPIGCGQRGLIVAPPRTGKTMLLQSLANSINANNPDVYLIILLIDERPEEVTDMERTVKNAEVVSSTFDEPPQRHVQVAEMVQEKAKRLVERGKDVVILLDSITRLGRAYNAVTPSSGRVLSGGLDANALQRPKRFFGAARNLEEGGSLTIIATALIDTGSRMDEVIFEEFKGTGNLDIYLDRHLAEKRVFPAIDINRTGTRKEDLLLDDEVLNKVWILRKILSPMSSIDSMEFLLGKMRGTKSNADFFVAMTK, from the coding sequence ATGGCCACAAAGAAAGACGTTGATGAGAGCAAGCAGGAATCAGCTCCGCGCACGCGCAGCCAGTCCAAACCCTCTCAGAAGAAACGCAAGCAATCTTCCCCGTCCAAGGGCGACAACAAGCAGTCCAAGCCCGCCTCCCGTCCCAACCGAAAAGTCGAATTTGACGACTACGAAGTTGATGCAACTGCCGCACAGACAGAAAGCAACGGTGACAACGGACTTCATCTCTCCGAACTGAAACTCAAGACCGCCGCAGAGCTCATGGAGCTCGCCGATCAGTATCAGATCGAGAACCCGAGCAACCTTCGCAAGCAGGAGCTGATCTTTGCCCTGCTGCAGCGCTGTGCAGCGCAGAACGGAGCCATCTTCGGAGACGGCGTTCTGGAAATCCTTCCGGACGGCTTCGGCTTCCTCCGCTCGCCTATGTACAGCTACATGCCCGGGCCGGACGATATTTACGTCTCTCCCTCGCAGATTCGCCGCTTCGGCCTGCGCAAAGGGGATGTGGTATACGGCCAGATTCGTCCCCCAAAGGAAGGCGAACGCTATTTCGCCCTGCTACGGGTAACCGAAATCGGCTTTGAACCGCCGGAACGCTCCAAAAATCTCGTCCTGTTTGACAACCTGACCCCCATTTACCCGCAGCGCCAGCTTAAAATGGAAAATGGTCAGGAGAACTACTCCGGTCGCGTTATCGACCTCATGGCCCCCATCGGCTGCGGACAACGCGGTCTGATTGTAGCCCCTCCCCGCACCGGCAAGACTATGCTTCTCCAGTCTCTTGCCAACTCCATCAACGCGAACAATCCGGACGTCTACCTTATCATTCTTCTCATCGACGAACGTCCTGAAGAAGTGACGGACATGGAGCGCACCGTAAAGAACGCGGAAGTTGTCAGCTCCACCTTCGACGAGCCGCCGCAGCGCCATGTTCAGGTTGCAGAAATGGTGCAGGAAAAGGCCAAGCGTCTTGTGGAGCGAGGCAAGGATGTCGTTATCCTCCTCGACTCCATCACACGCCTCGGCCGCGCATACAACGCCGTCACGCCCTCTTCCGGCCGCGTGCTTTCCGGCGGTCTGGATGCCAACGCCCTGCAACGCCCGAAGCGCTTCTTCGGTGCGGCCCGAAACCTTGAAGAAGGCGGCAGCCTTACCATTATTGCCACCGCCCTCATCGACACCGGCTCCCGCATGGACGAAGTCATCTTTGAAGAATTCAAGGGCACCGGCAACCTCGACATCTACCTTGACCGCCACCTCGCGGAAAAGCGCGTCTTCCCCGCCATCGACATCAATCGAACCGGCACCCGCAAGGAAGACCTGCTCCTCGACGACGAAGTGCTCAACAAGGTCTGGATCCTGCGCAAGATTCTCTCCCCCATGTCTTCCATCGACAGCATGGAATTCCTGCTCGGGAAAATGCGCGGCACCAAGAGCAACGCCGATTTCTTTGTCGCCATGACAAAGTAG
- the hysB gene encoding NiFeSe hydrogenase small subunit has protein sequence MSLSRRDFVKMCTGTVAGMGISQMFHPSVCEAISGTLNGSRPPVLWLQGSGCTGCSVSLLNAVNPHIKQVLLDVISLEFHPTVMAWEGEPAMEHMFKIADEYKGGFFLAVEGSIPVAEDGKFCVIGEAHHKEITMVDAMKELAPKAAAVLALGTCAAYGGIPAAEGSETGAMSVKAFFEQEGISTPVVNIPGCPPHPDWIVGTVVVALEAIKTHGLAAGLGEVVKLLDDQGRPTPFFGENIHDNCPYLPDFEADKMCETLSQKDGCRMSVGCKGPNAMADCFKRKWNNGINWCVQNAVCIGCVEPDFPDGQSPFYESL, from the coding sequence ATGAGTCTCAGCAGGCGTGATTTTGTTAAAATGTGCACAGGCACGGTGGCAGGCATGGGTATTTCCCAGATGTTCCACCCCAGTGTCTGTGAAGCCATTTCCGGCACTCTGAACGGCAGCCGTCCGCCCGTTCTGTGGTTGCAGGGTTCTGGCTGCACCGGTTGTTCAGTATCGTTGCTGAACGCCGTTAACCCTCACATCAAGCAGGTACTGCTTGATGTCATCAGCCTTGAATTCCACCCCACCGTTATGGCTTGGGAAGGCGAACCCGCCATGGAGCACATGTTCAAGATTGCTGATGAATACAAGGGTGGCTTCTTCCTCGCAGTGGAAGGCTCCATCCCTGTTGCCGAAGACGGCAAGTTCTGCGTTATCGGTGAAGCCCATCACAAGGAAATCACCATGGTTGACGCAATGAAGGAACTCGCACCCAAGGCTGCCGCTGTGCTCGCACTCGGCACCTGTGCCGCTTACGGCGGCATTCCCGCTGCAGAAGGCAGCGAAACCGGTGCAATGTCCGTCAAGGCATTCTTCGAACAGGAAGGCATTTCCACCCCCGTAGTGAACATCCCCGGTTGCCCCCCCCATCCTGACTGGATCGTGGGTACCGTGGTTGTCGCCCTTGAGGCCATCAAGACCCACGGTCTTGCCGCTGGTCTGGGTGAAGTCGTCAAGCTGCTTGATGATCAGGGCCGCCCCACTCCCTTCTTCGGTGAGAACATTCACGACAACTGTCCCTACCTCCCCGATTTCGAGGCGGACAAGATGTGTGAAACTCTCAGCCAGAAGGACGGCTGCCGCATGAGCGTGGGCTGTAAGGGTCCCAACGCCATGGCAGACTGCTTCAAGCGCAAGTGGAACAACGGCATCAACTGGTGCGTTCAGAACGCTGTATGTATCGGTTGCGTAGAACCTGACTTCCCCGATGGGCAGTCTCCGTTCTACGAGTCCCTGTAA
- the hysA gene encoding NiFeSe hydrogenase large subunit HysA, whose amino-acid sequence MSSCARKGAAGHGKTAHIAIDPVTRIEGHLKAEVTVEGGKVVDAKLSGGMYRGFETILRGRDPRDSSQIVQRICGVCPTAHATASVMAQDAAMGTKVTTNGRITRNLILGANYLQSHILHFYHLAAQDFVQGPDSAPFVPRYKNSDLLTDRNKGLAAINAAAVDQYVEALDVRQICHEMVAMFGGKMPHAQGLVAGGASEIPTKDRILEYAARFDKVKEFVLNKYLPVVYTVGSQYKDLFAVGQGHRACIAYGVFPLNDEMTKFMMKPGVYYGGKDHELDPSKIHEDVKYSWFDDSTTGLHYSKGQTKVSPHKEGAYSFVKAPRYNGVACEVGPLARMWIENPPLSPIGQKALKEHFGLDAKNFRDLGEDAAFSLMGRHVARAEETWYMLSFVESWLKEVKPGEETYVKPEIPASGEGTGFTEAPRGALLHFLKIEDSKIDNYQVVSATLWNCNPRDDKGQRGPVEEALIGIPVPDIENPVNVARLIRAFDP is encoded by the coding sequence ATGTCTTCTTGTGCACGCAAAGGTGCAGCCGGCCACGGTAAGACTGCGCACATTGCCATCGATCCGGTTACCCGAATCGAAGGTCACCTCAAGGCTGAAGTGACCGTTGAAGGTGGCAAGGTCGTAGATGCCAAGCTTTCCGGCGGCATGTATCGCGGTTTTGAAACCATTCTCCGCGGTCGCGACCCCCGCGACTCTTCCCAGATCGTACAGCGTATCTGTGGCGTGTGCCCCACCGCTCACGCTACTGCTTCCGTTATGGCTCAGGATGCAGCCATGGGCACCAAGGTGACCACCAACGGCCGCATCACCCGTAACCTTATCCTCGGCGCCAACTACCTGCAGTCTCACATTCTGCACTTCTATCACCTGGCCGCCCAGGACTTCGTTCAGGGTCCCGACAGCGCTCCCTTCGTGCCGCGCTACAAGAACTCTGACCTGCTTACCGACCGTAACAAGGGTCTCGCCGCTATCAACGCCGCTGCCGTTGACCAGTACGTGGAAGCCCTTGATGTTCGCCAGATCTGCCATGAAATGGTAGCCATGTTCGGCGGCAAGATGCCTCACGCTCAGGGCCTCGTGGCCGGTGGCGCATCCGAAATTCCCACCAAGGATCGCATCCTTGAGTACGCTGCCCGTTTCGACAAGGTTAAAGAATTTGTTCTCAACAAGTATCTGCCTGTCGTTTACACCGTTGGTTCCCAGTACAAGGATCTCTTCGCAGTAGGCCAGGGCCATCGCGCCTGTATCGCCTACGGCGTATTCCCGCTGAACGACGAAATGACCAAGTTCATGATGAAGCCCGGCGTATACTACGGCGGCAAGGACCATGAACTTGATCCTTCCAAGATTCACGAAGACGTGAAGTACTCCTGGTTCGACGACAGCACCACCGGTCTGCACTACTCCAAGGGCCAGACCAAGGTTTCTCCCCACAAGGAAGGCGCTTACTCCTTCGTTAAGGCTCCCCGTTACAACGGCGTTGCCTGCGAAGTGGGTCCGCTGGCCCGTATGTGGATTGAGAACCCGCCCCTGTCCCCCATCGGCCAGAAGGCTCTCAAGGAGCACTTCGGCCTCGACGCCAAGAACTTCCGCGATCTGGGCGAAGACGCAGCGTTCTCTCTCATGGGCCGCCACGTAGCCCGTGCTGAAGAAACCTGGTACATGCTCAGCTTCGTTGAGTCCTGGCTGAAGGAAGTAAAGCCCGGTGAAGAAACCTACGTGAAGCCCGAAATTCCGGCTTCCGGCGAAGGTACCGGTTTCACCGAAGCTCCCCGCGGCGCCCTGCTGCACTTCCTGAAGATCGAAGACAGCAAGATCGACAACTATCAGGTTGTTTCCGCTACCCTGTGGAACTGCAACCCCCGCGACGACAAGGGTCAGCGCGGTCCTGTCGAAGAAGCCCTCATCGGCATTCCCGTTCCGGACATTGAAAACCCCGTGAACGTGGCGCGTCTCATTCGCGCCTTTGACCCGTGA
- the hysD gene encoding NiFeSe hydrogenase maturation protease: MGKLLVLGIGNSLLTDDGVGVFAAETLQKETWPEEVTIIEGGTFTQDIFYLFEGYDRLLVLDVIHAGHEPGTLYQLTEEDLVSNESQRISIHDIDMLDSLKMCELKCGSRPRMEIIGMQPKDITTWNIGLSEPCQARFDEFIRLARKEIARIVEEMRQA; encoded by the coding sequence ATGGGAAAACTACTCGTACTGGGCATTGGCAACAGCCTGCTCACCGACGACGGCGTCGGCGTATTTGCCGCAGAAACTCTGCAAAAGGAAACGTGGCCTGAAGAAGTCACCATCATAGAAGGCGGCACCTTCACTCAGGACATTTTCTATCTCTTTGAAGGCTATGACAGATTGCTGGTTCTGGATGTTATCCATGCCGGACACGAGCCCGGCACACTGTATCAGTTGACCGAGGAAGACCTTGTATCCAACGAAAGCCAGCGTATTTCCATTCATGACATCGATATGCTGGATTCTTTGAAAATGTGTGAACTCAAATGCGGCAGCAGACCTCGCATGGAAATCATTGGAATGCAGCCCAAAGACATCACGACATGGAACATAGGTCTCTCAGAACCATGTCAGGCACGTTTTGACGAGTTTATCAGACTCGCGCGCAAGGAAATCGCACGCATTGTCGAAGAAATGCGTCAGGCATAG
- a CDS encoding hydrogenase small subunit: MKFSVGLGKEGVEERLERNGVSRRDFLKFCSALAVAMGMGPAFGTEIARAMTAPGRPSVVYLHNAECTGCSESVLRAFQPFIDELILDTISLDYHETIMAAAGEAAEEALHHAVNSPHGFIAVTEGALPTKDNGIYGKVAGRTMLEINSEILPKAKAVINYGTCATFGGVQAAAPNPTDAKGVNDALKHLGVNGINISGCPPNPYNLVGTIVYYLTKHALPELDSLNRPTMFFGQTVHENCPRLKHFEAGEFATSFGSEEAQKGWCLYELGCKGPDTYNNCPKIKFNQTNWPVEAGHPCIGCSEPDFWDAMSPFYES, translated from the coding sequence ATGAAGTTTTCCGTGGGTCTCGGCAAAGAAGGCGTGGAAGAGCGCCTGGAACGGAACGGCGTATCCCGTCGTGACTTCCTGAAGTTCTGCTCCGCCCTCGCTGTTGCCATGGGTATGGGACCGGCTTTCGGCACCGAAATTGCCAGAGCCATGACCGCTCCCGGTCGCCCTTCCGTGGTATACCTGCATAATGCCGAGTGCACCGGCTGTTCCGAATCGGTTCTGCGGGCTTTCCAGCCCTTCATTGACGAACTGATTCTGGACACCATCTCTCTCGACTACCATGAAACCATCATGGCGGCAGCCGGCGAAGCTGCTGAAGAAGCCCTGCACCACGCAGTGAACAGCCCCCACGGTTTCATCGCCGTGACGGAAGGCGCTCTGCCCACCAAAGACAACGGCATCTACGGTAAGGTTGCCGGTCGCACCATGCTGGAGATCAACAGCGAAATCCTGCCCAAGGCAAAGGCTGTGATCAACTACGGCACCTGCGCCACCTTCGGCGGCGTGCAGGCTGCGGCTCCCAACCCGACCGATGCCAAGGGCGTGAACGACGCACTCAAGCATCTGGGCGTGAACGGCATCAACATCTCCGGTTGTCCGCCAAACCCCTACAACCTTGTGGGCACCATCGTTTACTATCTGACCAAGCATGCCCTGCCTGAACTGGACAGCCTGAACCGGCCTACCATGTTCTTCGGCCAGACCGTTCATGAAAACTGCCCCCGCCTCAAGCACTTCGAGGCCGGCGAGTTTGCCACATCCTTCGGCTCCGAAGAAGCCCAAAAGGGCTGGTGCCTCTATGAACTGGGCTGCAAGGGACCTGATACCTACAACAACTGTCCCAAGATCAAATTCAACCAGACGAACTGGCCCGTTGAAGCGGGTCATCCCTGCATCGGCTGCTCCGAGCCCGATTTCTGGGATGCCATGAGTCCCTTCTACGAAAGCTAG
- a CDS encoding nickel-dependent hydrogenase large subunit gives MSGCRAQKAPAGIPVTPQSNYSGKVVVDPITRIEGHLRIEVEVDNGKISNVWSSSQLFRGLEIILKGRDPRDAQHFTQRSCGVCTYVHALASTRCVDNAIGVRIPKNATLIRNIVLGAQYMHDHLVHFYHLHALDWVDVTNALKADPVKAAKIANTISGRPTKAEDLKAVQTKLKTFVESGQLGPFTNAYFLGGHPSYYLEPEVDLIATAHYLEALRLQVKAARMMAAFGGKNPHTQFTVAGGVTCYDALTPKRIKEFRELWKETNDFINQVYIPDLLAVAGNYKDWSLYGGTSNFITFGEFPTDEYDLNSRFLPPGVIMKRDLANMQGFNPDKIEEHVKYSWYEGDKAHHPYQGVTEPRYTDMHGEGRYSWMKAPRYMEEAMETGPLAQVLAAYVKDHPKIKPLVDMVLAKLGVGPEALFSTLGRTAARGIETVVIAEETGRMLDELEANVAAGDTKIYEEIEMPRDAEGVGFVTAPRGGLSHWIKIRDHKIENFQLVVPSTWSLGPRCAKDKISPVEEALIGTPVADPKRPVEILRTVHSFDPCIACGVHVIDSQTNEVHKFKIL, from the coding sequence ATGAGCGGTTGTAGAGCGCAGAAGGCCCCTGCCGGTATTCCGGTAACTCCTCAGAGCAATTACTCCGGTAAGGTGGTCGTAGACCCCATTACCCGTATTGAGGGGCATCTCCGTATCGAAGTTGAAGTTGATAACGGCAAGATCTCCAATGTTTGGAGTTCTTCTCAGCTGTTCCGCGGTCTGGAAATCATTCTGAAGGGCCGCGACCCGCGCGACGCACAGCACTTTACCCAGCGTTCCTGCGGCGTTTGTACCTATGTACATGCTCTTGCATCCACCCGCTGCGTGGATAATGCCATTGGTGTGCGTATTCCCAAGAACGCCACCCTGATCCGCAATATCGTACTTGGCGCACAGTACATGCACGACCACCTCGTGCATTTCTATCACCTGCACGCCCTTGACTGGGTGGACGTGACCAACGCCCTGAAGGCTGATCCGGTAAAGGCGGCCAAGATCGCCAACACCATCTCCGGACGGCCCACCAAGGCGGAAGACCTGAAGGCCGTGCAGACCAAGCTGAAGACCTTTGTGGAAAGCGGCCAGCTCGGCCCGTTCACCAACGCGTACTTCCTCGGCGGCCATCCTTCCTACTACCTGGAACCGGAAGTGGACCTCATTGCCACCGCACACTACCTTGAGGCACTGCGCCTGCAGGTAAAGGCTGCCCGCATGATGGCTGCCTTCGGCGGCAAGAACCCCCACACCCAGTTCACCGTTGCCGGCGGCGTTACCTGCTACGATGCCCTTACTCCCAAGCGCATCAAGGAATTCCGTGAACTGTGGAAGGAAACCAACGACTTCATCAATCAGGTATACATTCCCGACCTGTTGGCTGTTGCCGGCAACTACAAGGATTGGAGCCTGTATGGCGGAACCTCGAACTTCATCACCTTCGGCGAGTTCCCCACGGATGAATATGATCTCAACAGCCGCTTCCTGCCGCCCGGCGTCATCATGAAGCGTGACCTCGCCAACATGCAGGGCTTCAACCCTGACAAGATCGAAGAGCACGTCAAGTACAGCTGGTACGAAGGCGACAAGGCCCACCATCCCTATCAGGGCGTTACCGAGCCGCGCTACACCGACATGCACGGCGAAGGCCGCTACTCCTGGATGAAGGCTCCGCGCTACATGGAAGAAGCCATGGAAACCGGCCCTCTTGCTCAGGTGCTCGCCGCCTATGTAAAGGATCATCCGAAGATCAAGCCTCTGGTGGACATGGTTCTCGCCAAGCTTGGCGTTGGTCCTGAAGCCCTGTTCTCGACCTTGGGCCGTACCGCTGCCCGCGGCATTGAAACCGTCGTCATCGCCGAAGAAACCGGTCGCATGCTCGACGAACTGGAAGCCAACGTGGCCGCCGGCGACACGAAGATCTACGAAGAGATCGAAATGCCCCGCGATGCAGAAGGCGTCGGCTTCGTCACCGCTCCCCGTGGCGGCCTGTCCCACTGGATCAAGATTCGCGATCACAAGATCGAGAACTTCCAACTGGTTGTGCCCTCCACCTGGAGCCTCGGACCGCGCTGTGCAAAGGATAAGATCTCTCCCGTCGAGGAAGCTCTTATCGGCACGCCCGTTGCCGATCCCAAGCGCCCCGTGGAAATCCTGCGTACGGTCCACTCCTTCGACCCTTGCATCGCCTGCGGCGTGCACGTGATCGACAGCCAGACCAACGAAGTCCACAAGTTCAAGATCCTGTAA
- a CDS encoding HyaD/HybD family hydrogenase maturation endopeptidase — MSESKRILVLGVGNILYTDEGLGVRAVERLQQSYDFSDNVTLMDGGTLGMKLMDSMMDSDYLIVVDAVLGGSDPASVYRLTGEDLRKSLGFNDSMHQTDLVDTLIYCELAGNRPETVVIGMEPVDYQTMGIDVSPEVAERIPAMCGFVLDEIAAAGGSYSAKAP; from the coding sequence ATGAGCGAATCTAAACGAATTCTGGTACTTGGTGTCGGGAACATACTCTACACTGATGAGGGGCTGGGAGTCCGTGCTGTTGAACGACTGCAGCAATCATATGACTTTTCCGACAACGTCACCCTCATGGACGGCGGCACGCTGGGCATGAAACTCATGGATTCCATGATGGACAGCGATTATCTGATCGTAGTAGATGCCGTTCTTGGAGGGAGTGATCCCGCTTCCGTATACCGTCTTACAGGCGAAGACCTGCGGAAGAGTCTGGGGTTCAACGATTCCATGCACCAGACCGATCTTGTAGATACACTCATCTACTGCGAACTCGCCGGTAACAGGCCGGAAACAGTGGTCATAGGCATGGAACCTGTGGACTATCAGACCATGGGGATAGACGTCTCGCCTGAAGTGGCCGAACGAATTCCGGCCATGTGCGGATTCGTCCTTGACGAAATAGCTGCCGCTGGTGGAAGCTACAGCGCCAAGGCGCCCTAA
- a CDS encoding HypC/HybG/HupF family hydrogenase formation chaperone, with product MCLAIPAEVVELTPNDMARCRVGKSDTYVDVSTMLLESPAELGDYLIVHAGFALRKLDFQEAQETLRLLRQMANINEETPGAF from the coding sequence ATGTGCCTTGCCATTCCTGCTGAAGTTGTTGAACTCACCCCCAACGACATGGCACGCTGTCGCGTCGGCAAAAGTGACACCTATGTCGACGTATCCACAATGCTGCTCGAATCTCCCGCCGAACTCGGCGATTACCTTATCGTCCATGCAGGCTTCGCACTGCGCAAGCTCGACTTTCAGGAAGCACAGGAAACCCTGAGACTGCTGCGTCAGATGGCGAATATCAACGAAGAAACCCCCGGGGCCTTCTAA
- a CDS encoding arylesterase codes for MKRLKTIVALGDSLTEGFGIPAEASFPAVLQSLLRSKGHNVSIINQGLSGDTAWGGKKRLDRYLANKPRPDAVIVELGANDAIQFTDPWDVEATLDSILQRLTELEIPFMLTGMKMLLPSDGDYAEAFESIYLKLAERYDPVFYPFFLEGVFGNPALNLEDGIHPNIAGTARIAESVLPFAESLLARVP; via the coding sequence GTGAAACGTCTGAAAACCATCGTAGCCCTCGGAGACTCGCTAACCGAGGGCTTTGGCATTCCGGCAGAGGCATCTTTCCCCGCAGTCCTGCAATCGCTGCTGCGTAGTAAGGGACACAATGTGTCCATCATCAATCAGGGACTGTCCGGCGACACGGCCTGGGGCGGCAAGAAACGTCTTGACCGCTACCTCGCCAACAAACCCCGCCCCGATGCGGTTATCGTGGAACTCGGCGCCAACGACGCCATCCAGTTCACGGATCCGTGGGATGTGGAAGCCACGCTGGACAGCATTCTGCAGCGCCTGACGGAGCTGGAGATCCCCTTCATGCTCACCGGCATGAAGATGCTGCTCCCTTCCGACGGCGACTATGCCGAAGCCTTCGAAAGCATTTACCTCAAGCTGGCGGAACGCTACGATCCCGTCTTCTATCCGTTCTTCCTCGAAGGCGTGTTCGGCAATCCGGCCCTGAACCTTGAAGACGGCATCCACCCCAATATTGCAGGAACGGCCCGTATAGCCGAGAGCGTTCTCCCCTTTGCGGAATCTCTGCTTGCGCGGGTGCCCTAG